From the Paenibacillus sp. FSL H8-0548 genome, one window contains:
- a CDS encoding bifunctional UDP-sugar hydrolase/5'-nucleotidase: protein MENSDRFTCEIMVTSDIHGHILPTDYRTREEQQLGLAKIASLVKAERKRAPELLLVDNGDLLQGTPFAYFAATLGGNRTNPAIAVLNELQYDAAVLGNHEFNYGLELLGKAVEDSNFPWLSAGIVDEATHQPAFGKPYIVKVLNDSIKTVILGVTTHYIPHWENPVHIGGLSFHDALGTVKAWTADIREQEQPDLLIVSYHGGFECDLLSGEPAERLTGENQAYAMCMEVEGIDVLITGHQHRQLTGEVNGVAVIQPGCNGHALGKISVAFHREESGWSIVSKTAELLQLDDKVAADPVIMALTQEAEAETQVWLDQPMGKIIGDMTITDPLLCRSADHPFIAFMNKVQMDAAGVDISVASLLNNDSEGFRDEVTMRDILTNFMYPNTLTVLRLSGKDIKAALEQTAAYFQINEDGTLGVNPAYIEPKLQHYNYDMWGGIAYELNVAKPIGQRVTRLLRNGEPLLADELFDVVMNNYRAAGGGDYEMYQGKQVVREVQMDMAELVASYLQKHAEVEAVCHHSWRVVTQH, encoded by the coding sequence ATGGAGAATAGTGATCGGTTTACTTGCGAGATCATGGTAACAAGCGATATACACGGACATATTTTGCCTACGGATTATCGTACGCGCGAGGAGCAGCAGCTAGGTCTTGCCAAAATAGCGTCACTTGTAAAAGCGGAAAGAAAGCGAGCACCGGAGCTGCTATTGGTGGACAATGGGGATCTGCTGCAAGGGACACCGTTCGCATATTTTGCAGCCACATTAGGGGGAAATAGGACGAATCCTGCGATTGCAGTATTAAATGAGCTGCAATATGATGCAGCGGTGCTCGGCAATCATGAATTTAACTATGGCTTGGAATTGCTGGGCAAAGCGGTGGAGGATTCTAATTTTCCGTGGCTATCTGCGGGTATCGTGGATGAAGCGACACATCAGCCTGCATTTGGAAAACCTTATATTGTGAAGGTTTTGAATGATAGTATTAAAACGGTAATACTAGGTGTTACTACGCATTACATTCCACATTGGGAGAACCCCGTGCATATTGGCGGATTATCGTTCCACGATGCACTTGGGACGGTTAAAGCATGGACCGCCGATATTCGCGAGCAGGAGCAGCCGGATCTGCTGATTGTTTCTTATCATGGTGGATTCGAATGTGATCTATTAAGCGGTGAGCCCGCGGAGAGGCTGACGGGTGAAAATCAGGCTTATGCGATGTGCATGGAGGTTGAAGGAATCGATGTGCTGATCACCGGTCATCAGCATCGTCAACTAACAGGTGAGGTGAACGGGGTTGCTGTTATTCAGCCTGGCTGCAACGGACATGCTTTAGGTAAAATTAGCGTTGCCTTTCATAGAGAGGAGAGCGGCTGGAGCATCGTTTCCAAAACAGCGGAGCTGCTGCAGTTAGACGATAAGGTGGCTGCCGATCCCGTTATCATGGCATTAACGCAGGAAGCGGAGGCAGAGACGCAAGTCTGGCTTGATCAGCCAATGGGCAAAATCATAGGCGACATGACGATCACTGATCCGCTTCTGTGCCGCAGCGCCGATCATCCCTTCATTGCGTTTATGAATAAGGTGCAGATGGATGCGGCTGGTGTTGATATTTCAGTGGCCTCGCTGCTGAATAACGATTCGGAGGGCTTTCGCGATGAGGTGACTATGCGTGATATATTGACCAACTTTATGTATCCGAACACGTTGACTGTGCTAAGGCTCAGCGGCAAGGACATTAAAGCTGCGCTGGAGCAAACGGCGGCCTATTTTCAGATCAATGAGGACGGTACATTAGGGGTTAACCCTGCTTATATAGAGCCGAAGCTCCAGCATTATAACTATGATATGTGGGGCGGCATTGCATACGAGCTGAATGTGGCGAAGCCGATAGGCCAGAGAGTTACGAGGCTGCTGAGGAACGGAGAGCCTTTGCTTGCTGATGAGCTGTTTGATGTGGTCATGAACAATTACCGAGCAGCTGGCGGAGGCGATTACGAAATGTATCAAGGCAAGCAAGTGGTGAGAGAGGTTCAGATGGATATGGCGGAGCTGGTTGCGAGCTACCTCCAGAAGCATGCCGAGGTGGAGGCAGTCTGTCATCATAGTTGGCGAGTGGTTACTCAGCACTAA
- a CDS encoding phosphate/phosphite/phosphonate ABC transporter substrate-binding protein, which yields MKNVTKFVLPLLLSVSLLSGCGANKTNNEAGQAAGYVPEKLTVQFVPSQNADTLEAKAKPLEQLLTDKLGIPVEVSISTDYNTIIEAMASKKVDVGFLPPTAYVLAKDKGAAEVILQAQRFGVQDDTGAPTDQLVDFYKSMFIVKKDSDIKTIEDLKGKKIAYQNATSSAGFVWPAGKLLEASIDPLKDVSAVTVKGHDQGVIAVLNGDVDAAAIFQDARTTVAKDFPTVFDDTRVLTYTENIPNDTISVRSDMSAEWITKIQDAFIALGNDEASRQIIFDIYSHQGYVKSEDSIFNIVREYGEKVKTE from the coding sequence TTGAAAAATGTGACTAAGTTTGTTCTACCGTTATTATTATCCGTTTCTCTGCTCAGTGGCTGCGGAGCAAACAAAACGAACAACGAAGCCGGGCAGGCTGCTGGTTATGTGCCTGAGAAGCTGACCGTACAATTCGTTCCTTCCCAGAATGCAGATACACTCGAGGCAAAGGCGAAGCCGCTGGAGCAGCTGCTTACAGACAAGCTTGGCATTCCTGTAGAAGTAAGTATCTCCACCGATTACAACACAATTATTGAAGCAATGGCTTCCAAAAAGGTTGACGTGGGCTTCTTGCCTCCAACAGCTTATGTATTAGCGAAAGATAAAGGCGCGGCTGAGGTTATTCTTCAAGCACAGCGCTTTGGCGTACAGGACGATACAGGAGCTCCGACGGATCAGCTCGTTGATTTCTATAAATCGATGTTTATTGTAAAGAAGGACTCCGACATCAAGACGATCGAGGATCTAAAAGGCAAAAAAATCGCGTATCAAAACGCAACCTCCTCCGCAGGCTTCGTATGGCCGGCAGGCAAGCTGCTTGAAGCTAGCATTGATCCACTGAAGGATGTATCTGCCGTGACCGTCAAGGGCCATGACCAAGGCGTTATCGCCGTTCTGAACGGCGATGTGGATGCCGCAGCTATTTTCCAGGATGCCCGTACGACTGTAGCGAAGGATTTCCCAACCGTTTTTGATGATACTCGCGTACTTACTTATACCGAAAACATCCCGAATGACACGATTTCCGTTCGATCCGATATGAGTGCAGAATGGATAACTAAAATTCAAGACGCCTTTATTGCACTAGGCAACGATGAGGCTAGCCGCCAAATTATTTTTGACATCTACTCTCATCAGGGTTATGTGAAATCCGAGGACAGCATCTTCAACATCGTGCGTGAGTACGGCGAGAAGGTCAAAACGGAGTAG
- the phnC gene encoding phosphonate ABC transporter ATP-binding protein has product MIELRNVSKLYSNGTKGLNRINLTFAKGEFIVIVGLSGAGKSTLLRSINRLHDISEGDILVDGQSITKAKGKQLRLIRRNIGMIFQSFNLVKRSSVLRNVLAGRVGYHSTIRTLTGRFPEQDMNLAFEALDRVNIVEKAYSRADELSGGQQQRVAIARVLAQEAKIILADEPVASLDPLTTKQVMDDLKKINLELGITTIVNLHYVDLARQYATRIVGLRGGQVVFDGPVAEATDEIFAEIYGRPIEEAELLGERRA; this is encoded by the coding sequence GTGATCGAACTTCGAAATGTATCGAAATTGTATTCAAACGGAACAAAAGGCTTGAACCGGATCAACCTCACCTTTGCCAAAGGTGAATTTATCGTTATCGTTGGGCTCTCCGGCGCTGGGAAGTCAACGCTGCTGCGCTCTATCAATCGTCTTCACGATATTTCAGAGGGTGATATTCTGGTCGATGGGCAATCCATTACGAAAGCGAAGGGCAAGCAGCTTCGCTTGATCCGCCGCAATATCGGCATGATCTTTCAGAGCTTCAACCTCGTCAAGCGCTCATCGGTGCTGCGCAACGTGCTCGCAGGGCGGGTTGGCTATCATTCTACAATACGTACACTGACAGGCCGATTCCCTGAGCAAGACATGAATCTTGCCTTCGAAGCGCTGGACCGCGTCAATATTGTCGAGAAAGCTTATTCACGCGCGGATGAGCTCTCTGGCGGCCAGCAGCAGCGAGTGGCGATCGCTCGTGTGCTCGCGCAAGAGGCAAAAATTATTTTGGCAGACGAGCCCGTCGCCTCCCTCGACCCGCTTACAACGAAGCAGGTCATGGATGATTTGAAGAAAATCAATCTGGAGCTTGGCATCACAACGATTGTAAATTTACACTATGTCGATTTGGCACGGCAATACGCGACACGTATCGTTGGTTTGCGGGGCGGACAGGTCGTATTTGACGGGCCGGTAGCAGAGGCAACGGACGAGATATTTGCTGAAATATACGGTCGCCCGATTGAGGAAGCTGAACTGCTGGGAGAGCGACGCGCATGA
- the phnE gene encoding phosphonate ABC transporter, permease protein PhnE yields the protein MNNQTELKRPKPPSKLKHYLTAVIVLLLLWGSSIQTEATPRELIEGFPNMFDLLAEMFPPKWTYFDNIISAMLETIRMALIGTTIGAVFAVPVALLCASNLTRSWWLRHPVRFVLNLIRTIPDLLLAAIFVAIVGIGPLPGTMALTVFSLGLIAKLTYEALESIDRGPLEAMTAVGATSMQRILYAVIPQIQAHFMSFTLYTFEINVRAAAVLGLVGAGGIGHYYEITLGFLEYDKTSVIIIFTLAIVLLIDYSSSKLREKLL from the coding sequence ATGAACAACCAAACCGAGCTTAAGCGCCCGAAGCCGCCGAGCAAGCTTAAGCATTATTTGACGGCAGTGATCGTTCTTCTACTGCTTTGGGGAAGCTCAATTCAAACCGAGGCTACGCCACGCGAGCTAATTGAAGGCTTTCCAAATATGTTCGATCTGCTTGCAGAGATGTTTCCGCCAAAATGGACCTATTTCGACAATATCATTAGCGCTATGCTGGAGACGATTCGTATGGCCCTCATCGGAACGACGATCGGCGCTGTATTTGCCGTGCCTGTTGCCCTGCTGTGTGCAAGCAACCTAACGAGGAGCTGGTGGCTCCGTCACCCTGTACGTTTCGTGCTTAATCTAATTCGCACTATTCCCGATCTGCTGCTCGCAGCCATCTTTGTAGCGATTGTCGGAATCGGGCCGCTGCCGGGGACAATGGCACTAACCGTCTTTTCTTTGGGGCTTATTGCCAAGCTGACATATGAGGCTTTGGAATCCATTGATCGCGGGCCGCTGGAGGCGATGACCGCCGTCGGCGCTACCAGCATGCAGCGTATCTTATATGCCGTCATTCCGCAAATACAAGCTCATTTCATGTCGTTTACGCTTTATACCTTTGAAATCAACGTTCGCGCAGCAGCCGTGCTTGGCCTTGTAGGTGCTGGCGGAATCGGTCACTATTATGAAATTACGCTAGGCTTTCTAGAATACGACAAAACGAGCGTCATTATTATTTTCACATTAGCCATCGTCTTGCTCATTGATTATTCAAGCTCTAAGCTGCGGGAGAAGCTGCTATGA
- the phnE gene encoding phosphonate ABC transporter, permease protein PhnE, producing MNKNWNTVIQKPRKYHYRWLIYLALAAVYIWAFAGVPFTGIKETAVQITKSIMTGIFSPDWDFVYLPEGEDLLRGLLDTLAISILGTFISTLICLPLAFWAAVNMSSSRAVSGSGKMVLSFIRAIPEIVLALMFIKAVGPGSFAGVLALGLHSVGMLGKLFADEVESMDKGPVEALLATGANRMQILWFAVLPQVLPGFLSYMLYRFEINMRSATILGVIGAGGIGTPLIFALSTRNWDRVGIILLGIVVLITIIDMISGAIRRRLV from the coding sequence ATGAACAAAAACTGGAATACTGTCATTCAGAAACCGAGAAAATATCATTACCGCTGGCTGATTTATCTCGCACTGGCTGCGGTCTATATTTGGGCTTTTGCGGGTGTCCCGTTTACAGGCATTAAGGAAACAGCTGTTCAAATTACGAAGTCAATCATGACTGGCATCTTCTCTCCCGATTGGGATTTTGTTTATTTGCCTGAAGGCGAGGATCTGCTGCGAGGCTTGCTCGATACATTAGCCATATCCATTCTAGGTACTTTTATCTCTACACTGATTTGTCTGCCGCTCGCTTTCTGGGCAGCTGTTAACATGAGCAGTTCAAGAGCAGTCTCCGGCTCAGGCAAAATGGTGCTCAGCTTCATTCGGGCCATTCCTGAAATCGTATTGGCCCTGATGTTTATTAAGGCCGTTGGTCCTGGCTCGTTCGCTGGTGTCCTTGCGCTAGGCTTGCATTCCGTCGGAATGCTCGGTAAACTGTTCGCTGATGAAGTGGAGAGCATGGATAAGGGACCAGTGGAAGCACTGCTCGCCACTGGCGCAAATCGGATGCAAATTTTATGGTTTGCCGTCCTGCCACAGGTGCTCCCAGGCTTTCTATCGTACATGCTTTACCGCTTCGAAATTAATATGCGCTCGGCGACCATCCTTGGCGTGATTGGTGCTGGCGGCATTGGTACACCGCTCATCTTCGCCCTCAGCACCCGAAACTGGGATCGCGTCGGCATTATTTTACTCGGCATTGTCGTACTGATTACGATCATCGATATGATTTCTGGCGCGATCCGCAGGCGCCTTGTATAA
- a CDS encoding flavin reductase family protein has product MRSIDPTSQSVQDNYKLLIGSIVPRPIAFVTTQSIEGVLNAAPFSFFNIVTANPPMVAVSVQRKPGGEQKDTARNAVAVGEFVVHISDESYIEAINVTAANLPPEESEVALAGLTAIASESVGVPGVAEARIRMECVLEQSLPLGGSAEAPACDLLIGRVVRFHVDDALYENGRINAEALKPVSRLAGNDYAKLGEQFSIERPV; this is encoded by the coding sequence GTGCGGTCCATTGATCCAACGAGTCAAAGTGTGCAGGATAATTACAAGCTGCTCATCGGCAGTATTGTTCCGCGGCCTATCGCCTTCGTAACAACCCAATCAATCGAAGGGGTGCTGAATGCAGCACCCTTCAGCTTCTTCAATATTGTAACAGCTAACCCACCGATGGTAGCGGTATCCGTGCAGCGCAAGCCTGGCGGTGAGCAGAAGGATACTGCCCGCAATGCGGTTGCAGTAGGTGAATTCGTTGTCCATATCTCCGATGAAAGCTACATTGAAGCAATCAATGTCACAGCTGCAAATTTGCCGCCAGAGGAGAGTGAGGTTGCTCTTGCGGGGCTGACTGCTATTGCAAGTGAATCTGTGGGGGTTCCCGGCGTTGCTGAGGCGAGAATTCGTATGGAATGTGTACTTGAACAATCGCTTCCGCTGGGCGGCTCTGCCGAAGCACCGGCCTGCGACCTATTGATTGGGAGAGTTGTACGCTTTCACGTCGATGATGCTCTTTACGAAAACGGAAGAATTAACGCAGAGGCATTGAAGCCCGTTAGCCGCTTGGCCGGCAATGATTATGCCAAGCTTGGGGAGCAGTTTTCAATAGAACGGCCTGTTTGA
- a CDS encoding alpha/beta hydrolase, which translates to MKHLFKQGTDKEAPVLLLLHGTGGTERDLLPLAELVSPASSVLSVRGNVLENGMPRYFRRLAEGLFDIEDLLFRTKELNDFLDSAASEYGFDRNNLVAIGYSNGANIAGSLLFHYQGTLRGAILHHPMVPIRGVTLPDLADVPCFIGAGSNDPLCTPQETEDLDRLLQGAGASVTVHWEQHGHQLTSSEVTAAAAWYKETFTV; encoded by the coding sequence ATGAAGCATTTATTTAAACAAGGTACCGATAAAGAAGCTCCAGTACTGCTGCTCTTGCATGGAACGGGAGGCACGGAGCGGGATTTGCTCCCGCTCGCGGAGCTTGTCTCGCCTGCCTCATCTGTACTAAGCGTTAGAGGAAATGTGCTGGAGAATGGCATGCCTCGTTATTTCCGGCGGCTGGCGGAAGGTCTATTTGATATCGAGGATCTTCTGTTTCGTACGAAGGAGCTGAATGATTTTCTAGATAGCGCTGCAAGCGAGTACGGCTTTGATCGAAACAATCTAGTTGCAATTGGCTACTCCAACGGGGCTAATATTGCTGGGAGCTTACTGTTTCATTATCAAGGTACTTTGCGCGGTGCGATCCTGCATCACCCGATGGTACCCATCCGCGGCGTCACGTTGCCTGATCTAGCAGATGTTCCTTGCTTCATCGGCGCAGGCTCGAATGATCCGCTTTGCACGCCTCAGGAGACCGAGGATCTTGATCGTTTGCTGCAGGGAGCAGGTGCTTCCGTTACCGTTCATTGGGAGCAGCATGGCCATCAGCTGACAAGCTCAGAGGTGACAGCGGCAGCAGCTTGGTATAAAGAAACCTTTACTGTGTAA
- a CDS encoding ring-cleaving dioxygenase — translation MTTQTAGIHHITAFVRDPQITTDFYAGVLGLRLIKKTINFDAPEVYHLYFGNEMGSPGTAITFFPWKNARQGRIGGGQVGFTTYVVPAGALDFWKERLTKFQIAFIQTSRFGETYLQFVDPDGLKLEIVAREHGAESKWAFGGVSANKAIKGFGGAILYSTAPAQTAELLINVMGLARVGQEGAYMRFKSTGDLGNLIDVNVASMELGHGGAGTVHHIAWRAKDDAEHALWSSHVERNGFQPTPIVDRQYFNALYFRETGGILFEIATDTPGFDRDEASEHLGEKLMLPAWFEEKRTQVEQLLSPFEVRVLKEDQS, via the coding sequence ATGACAACTCAAACGGCAGGCATTCACCATATAACGGCCTTTGTTAGAGACCCGCAAATTACAACTGATTTCTATGCAGGAGTGCTGGGGCTGCGCTTAATTAAAAAGACAATTAACTTCGATGCCCCCGAGGTGTATCATTTGTACTTTGGCAATGAGATGGGAAGCCCAGGCACCGCTATTACATTCTTTCCTTGGAAAAATGCACGCCAAGGCAGGATTGGCGGAGGTCAAGTCGGCTTTACCACCTACGTCGTTCCTGCTGGAGCGCTCGATTTCTGGAAGGAGCGGCTGACGAAGTTCCAGATAGCCTTTATACAAACGTCGAGATTTGGCGAGACCTATCTGCAATTTGTAGACCCAGATGGCTTGAAGCTTGAAATTGTAGCCCGTGAGCACGGTGCGGAGAGTAAATGGGCGTTTGGCGGAGTCTCTGCAAATAAAGCGATCAAAGGATTCGGCGGCGCTATTCTGTACAGCACCGCTCCCGCTCAAACCGCAGAGCTTCTCATCAACGTGATGGGACTTGCGAGGGTAGGTCAGGAAGGGGCCTATATGCGTTTCAAATCGACAGGAGATTTGGGCAATCTTATTGATGTTAACGTGGCGAGCATGGAGCTAGGGCATGGCGGTGCAGGGACTGTTCACCATATCGCTTGGCGAGCCAAAGATGATGCCGAGCATGCGCTTTGGAGCAGCCATGTGGAGAGAAATGGCTTCCAGCCTACACCAATTGTAGACCGTCAATATTTTAATGCACTCTATTTCCGCGAGACTGGGGGCATATTATTTGAGATTGCGACGGATACTCCGGGATTTGACCGAGACGAAGCTTCTGAGCATCTAGGAGAAAAGCTCATGCTTCCAGCATGGTTTGAGGAAAAAAGAACACAGGTTGAACAGCTATTGTCGCCATTTGAGGTAAGAGTTTTGAAGGAGGATCAATCATGA
- a CDS encoding DoxX family protein gives MSISLGLLIVRLVVGLLFVGHGAQKLFGWFGGYGPKGTGGWLESIGIKPGVAMAVVAGLMELVGGLLFAAGLITPLAAVLIVLTMLVAIVKVHGPNGLWSTANGYEYNLVLIAIAIGIALIGAGDYSLDALIG, from the coding sequence ATGAGTATTTCATTGGGATTGTTGATCGTTCGTCTAGTTGTAGGTTTGTTGTTCGTAGGGCATGGAGCACAGAAGCTGTTCGGCTGGTTTGGCGGGTATGGTCCGAAGGGCACGGGCGGTTGGCTGGAGTCTATTGGCATTAAGCCAGGGGTAGCGATGGCCGTTGTTGCGGGTCTCATGGAGCTTGTTGGCGGCCTGTTATTCGCAGCAGGCTTGATTACACCTCTTGCGGCTGTTTTGATCGTGCTTACGATGCTGGTCGCTATTGTGAAGGTGCACGGACCAAATGGATTATGGTCGACAGCTAACGGATATGAATATAATTTGGTTCTAATAGCCATTGCTATAGGTATTGCTTTAATAGGGGCTGGAGATTACTCCCTTGATGCTTTGATTGGTTAA
- a CDS encoding MarR family transcriptional regulator, with the protein MTNENQTQKQNDSLDLFIALSRATQWVNAHADRDIRNNGLNRSEFGVLELLYHKGPQPLQQIGEKVLMSSGNITYVVDKLEKKQMVRRRASTEDRRLIYAELTEQGKQFVEEAFPGHQATIEQAVNGLSPEEQQLASKLLKKLGKFAQEHYK; encoded by the coding sequence ATGACTAACGAAAATCAAACACAAAAGCAAAATGATTCATTAGATCTTTTCATTGCGCTGTCTAGAGCGACCCAGTGGGTAAATGCGCACGCGGATCGTGATATTCGCAATAATGGCTTAAACCGTTCAGAATTTGGGGTTCTTGAGTTGTTGTACCATAAAGGACCACAGCCTTTGCAGCAAATTGGCGAGAAGGTGCTGATGAGCAGCGGCAACATTACTTATGTTGTAGATAAGCTGGAGAAGAAGCAAATGGTGCGTCGCCGCGCTTCAACGGAGGATAGACGTCTCATCTACGCCGAGCTGACTGAGCAGGGCAAGCAATTCGTAGAGGAAGCGTTTCCTGGGCATCAAGCAACGATTGAGCAGGCGGTGAACGGACTTTCGCCAGAAGAGCAGCAGTTAGCGAGCAAGCTGCTTAAGAAGCTAGGCAAGTTTGCACAGGAGCATTACAAGTAG
- a CDS encoding DUF1835 domain-containing protein, whose translation MMLHIVNGDSVADTLRETGIQGDILVWREIYTEGPVFLQPELPENRKARGDFLEQALGIPLKEWCSSSEAQEKQLADFHLHEDIVLWFEHDLFDQTMLSYLLHWFSQHLEDKTRLHLLSINEYPGIPLFHGLGQLSAAQLSTLVGTWQEISTEQLLLGHKAWEAYTSSTPEAIVSLLEEDTSALPFLHDALRIHLARFPSVHNGLGIIEQTTLELLTKGIDTPLQLFQQTSDKHHMLGMGDIQYWLCLRRLSLGSHPLLSIEGDGKFPGLHDSPEHFLQSKVKLTELGTTVVKGHKNWISLNGIYQWYGGVLLKGDQPSWRWNPEHSALIRQ comes from the coding sequence ATGATGCTGCATATTGTTAATGGAGATTCTGTCGCAGATACGCTCAGAGAGACTGGGATTCAAGGGGATATTCTCGTTTGGCGAGAAATCTATACAGAGGGGCCTGTCTTCTTGCAGCCCGAGCTGCCCGAGAATCGAAAGGCTAGAGGAGATTTCTTGGAACAAGCTTTAGGTATACCGCTGAAGGAATGGTGCAGCTCATCGGAGGCACAAGAGAAGCAGCTCGCTGATTTTCATTTGCATGAAGATATTGTCCTTTGGTTCGAGCATGACCTATTCGACCAAACCATGCTTAGCTATTTGCTTCACTGGTTCTCGCAGCACTTAGAAGACAAGACGAGACTGCATTTGCTAAGCATCAATGAATATCCGGGCATTCCATTATTCCATGGTCTCGGCCAGCTTTCCGCAGCGCAGCTTTCTACTCTGGTCGGCACCTGGCAAGAAATAAGCACTGAACAGCTTCTACTCGGCCACAAAGCTTGGGAAGCTTATACATCCTCCACTCCTGAAGCTATCGTCAGTCTGCTTGAAGAGGACACCTCAGCGCTCCCTTTTCTTCATGATGCTCTGCGCATCCACTTAGCTCGGTTTCCTTCTGTACATAATGGCCTTGGCATTATCGAACAAACAACGCTGGAACTGCTCACCAAAGGAATAGACACTCCCCTCCAGCTATTTCAGCAGACAAGCGATAAGCATCACATGCTTGGCATGGGTGATATCCAGTATTGGCTCTGCTTGCGCCGTCTCTCCCTAGGCTCTCATCCGCTGCTTAGCATTGAAGGTGACGGCAAGTTTCCGGGACTACATGATTCACCTGAACACTTTCTGCAATCCAAAGTAAAGCTAACCGAGCTTGGTACTACGGTCGTGAAGGGGCATAAGAATTGGATCAGCTTGAACGGTATTTACCAATGGTATGGCGGTGTTTTGCTCAAGGGAGATCAACCCTCATGGCGCTGGAATCCCGAGCATTCGGCCCTCATACGCCAATAG
- a CDS encoding MBL fold metallo-hydrolase, with translation MLLFISIIVILIVAVYLILHYYPAFGAKQSVEQRQHLSRSRQYKDKKFRNAIPTVMMDSTTGEKIKLLVEFVRGNKKARPAKAVVFEPFSGRSAGEGQKPAVTWFGHSAAMLQLDNKTLLLDPMFGRAPSPFPFIGGKRFSHKLPFEIEQLPLIDAVIISHDHYDHLDYGSIMKLKSKVKRFIVPLGVASHLVRWGVNPAIIEEHDWWEEFSYEGLQLACTPARHFSGRSLGDRDATLWCSWVIQGRENKIFFSGDSGYGPHFKEIGEKYGPFDLTLMECGQYDDRWAAIHMMPEETVQAHLDVRGKVLIPIHWGAFTLALHDWTDPVERAVRAAKQHAALISTPKIGETVYIQAAAYPSFSWWR, from the coding sequence ATGCTCCTATTTATTAGCATCATTGTCATCTTGATTGTTGCCGTTTATTTGATTCTGCATTATTATCCTGCGTTTGGTGCTAAACAGTCGGTGGAGCAAAGGCAGCATCTCAGTCGGTCGAGGCAATACAAGGACAAGAAATTTAGAAATGCTATTCCTACAGTAATGATGGATAGTACTACAGGCGAAAAAATTAAGCTGCTTGTGGAATTTGTAAGAGGCAATAAGAAGGCGAGACCGGCTAAGGCGGTTGTTTTTGAGCCGTTTAGCGGCAGGAGTGCTGGCGAGGGGCAGAAGCCAGCAGTGACTTGGTTTGGGCATTCGGCAGCCATGCTTCAGCTCGATAATAAGACGCTGCTGCTTGATCCGATGTTCGGCCGGGCACCGTCGCCGTTTCCTTTCATCGGGGGCAAGCGGTTCAGCCATAAGCTGCCGTTTGAGATCGAGCAGCTGCCGTTAATCGACGCGGTAATCATATCGCATGATCATTATGATCATCTGGATTACGGTTCGATTATGAAGCTGAAGAGCAAGGTAAAGCGATTTATTGTTCCACTCGGCGTGGCCTCCCATTTGGTGAGATGGGGTGTGAACCCTGCGATTATTGAGGAGCATGATTGGTGGGAGGAGTTTTCCTATGAGGGGCTGCAGCTGGCCTGCACGCCCGCAAGACATTTCTCGGGCAGAAGTCTGGGGGACCGGGATGCTACGTTATGGTGCTCATGGGTGATACAGGGACGCGAGAACAAGATCTTTTTTAGCGGCGACAGCGGTTATGGTCCGCATTTCAAAGAAATTGGCGAAAAGTATGGACCATTTGATCTTACATTAATGGAATGCGGGCAATACGATGATCGTTGGGCTGCTATTCATATGATGCCTGAAGAAACGGTGCAAGCGCATTTGGATGTCCGCGGGAAGGTGTTAATTCCCATCCACTGGGGTGCGTTTACGCTTGCGCTGCATGATTGGACGGACCCGGTAGAGCGTGCTGTCCGCGCAGCAAAGCAGCATGCGGCGTTGATTTCCACTCCCAAAATAGGCGAGACCGTTTATATCCAAGCAGCTGCGTATCCGTCCTTTTCTTGGTGGCGGTAA
- a CDS encoding GlsB/YeaQ/YmgE family stress response membrane protein has translation MGLLWTLIVGGIIGWLGGLIAGRDIPGGIIGNIVAGFVGAWLGTLILGDWGPTLGGFAIIPAIIGSIVVVLILSAIMRGARRR, from the coding sequence ATGGGTCTATTATGGACATTAATTGTAGGTGGAATAATTGGCTGGTTAGGCGGCTTGATCGCAGGGCGTGACATTCCAGGAGGGATTATCGGCAACATTGTAGCTGGTTTCGTCGGCGCTTGGCTTGGTACACTCATTCTAGGTGACTGGGGTCCAACATTAGGTGGCTTTGCTATTATTCCAGCCATTATTGGATCGATTGTGGTTGTTCTTATATTGAGTGCAATTATGCGCGGGGCAAGACGAAGATAA